The DNA sequence AATTATTAAGGTAGCCCGGACTCCTCCTTGCTGAATAACCTTAAGGGCGTAAGGTTTTAGGTTTGCCGAAAAAGTCAATCTACGCAGGAATTATTTTTCTCTTCCTTTTCAGTTGCATGGCGCCAGCGCCAAAAGAGCCACCCCCCCCGGAAGAATTGTTGCTGCCGCGGGAAAAAGAATCCATTCACCCTCTGACCGATGACGGCGAAAGAACATCTCTCCGAGAAGCGGTTGAAAATAGCCTCGTTTATCTGGAGAAAAAAATATCTTCCCCCATTTCACCCGACAACTCTTCAGGGAATCAGGGAGATCTTCGCCACTTGGAAAAGGCTCGCTGTTCTCTGTCTCTTTTCCGAGAAATCTTTTTAAACACTCCTGACCCAGTGGAGTTCGCCCGAAGAATTCAAGAGAACTTCCATTTATGGGAAACAACCGGGAAAGGAGAGGGGTTGAGCATCCTCCTAACGGGGTATTATGAACCCATCATCGCCGGCAGCCTTGAACCCGGGCGAGAATACCAATATCCTATATACCGTAGGCCGGATGATCTGGTGGAAACAACGTTTACCGAATTAAAGGAACAACCCAAAGGAAAAGGTATCGGCCGGGCTCAGAGCGGGCAGGTTATTCCCTATTATTCTCGCCAGGAGATTGACTGCCAGGGAGTACTGAAAGGGAAAGGGTATGAACTGGCCTGGCTGAAGGACCCGTGGGAGCGGTTTGTCCTGCATGTGCAGGGGTCGGGGCAGATCCGCCTACCGGACGGAAAGATGTTGCGGGTGGGTTTTGCCATTTCCAACGGCCGGCCGTACCGGAGCATCGGACGGTATCTTGTCGAGCAAGGACTTATAGCGGAGCAAGAACTTTCCCTGAGGCGGGTGAGAGAACTTCTCCAAAAACACCCGGAATGGATGGAAGATATATTCAACATTAATCAACGTTATATTTTTTTCCGCTCCTTGCCGCTCTCCACTCAAATAGATGGGGGGCCCATAGGGGCGCTGGGTGTGCCGCTCACTGCCGGCAGATCCATTGCAACGGACTATTCCATTTTTCCTCCGGGCGCCCTGGCCTATATTATCTCTCGGCAGCCAGTATTTGATGAACGGGGAAAAATAATAGGCAGGAAAAGCCTCCGGCGATTTGTGCTCAACCAGGACACAGGTGCCGCCATGAAGGGTCCCGCACGGGTCGACCTTTTTTGCGGCAGCGGAGATAAGGCCGGATGGGTTGCCGGGGAGATGCGCGAAGAGGGAAAAATTTATTTTCTCTTGGCAAAATAAAGGTTTCCATGGTTCCAGGGAGCGATGAGAAATTTAAAAATGCAAAATGAAAAATGTAAAAATTTTTCCACTTAAACCCTTGACCCCTTGAATTCTTGATCCCTAATTTGCAGATGATCCTAAATTGAATAACTCTTGTCATATCCGGAATGATCATGCTAAATAGTGCAATAGCCGATAAACAAGAATCAATGATCGCTGAAAAAATTATTTTCCCAAGGAGGAAGAATTATGATCCCCAGAATA is a window from the Deltaproteobacteria bacterium genome containing:
- a CDS encoding MltA domain-containing protein codes for the protein MLPREKESIHPLTDDGERTSLREAVENSLVYLEKKISSPISPDNSSGNQGDLRHLEKARCSLSLFREIFLNTPDPVEFARRIQENFHLWETTGKGEGLSILLTGYYEPIIAGSLEPGREYQYPIYRRPDDLVETTFTELKEQPKGKGIGRAQSGQVIPYYSRQEIDCQGVLKGKGYELAWLKDPWERFVLHVQGSGQIRLPDGKMLRVGFAISNGRPYRSIGRYLVEQGLIAEQELSLRRVRELLQKHPEWMEDIFNINQRYIFFRSLPLSTQIDGGPIGALGVPLTAGRSIATDYSIFPPGALAYIISRQPVFDERGKIIGRKSLRRFVLNQDTGAAMKGPARVDLFCGSGDKAGWVAGEMREEGKIYFLLAK